The following proteins are co-located in the Cardiocondyla obscurior isolate alpha-2009 linkage group LG12, Cobs3.1, whole genome shotgun sequence genome:
- the LOC139107348 gene encoding activator of 90 kDa heat shock protein ATPase homolog 1 encodes MAKWGEGDPRWIVEERPDATNVNNWHWTEKNACAWSQEKLKELFVNLVIEGDGVSCKVSEMEKCEGEAIANNRKGKLIVFYEWNIVLKWVSNGKSSKNIEGKINIPNLSEENDISEVDIEITLKDSTDEGEKVKQFLHTKGKDTIRGKLTKYVSSLKEEFTKGMILPKKDNVKENISNITSGFNVKMQMNAAVTPTNNNKSGGCKISTTTIKQNIKFQCRAKEFHNVLSSVEMVQAFTMNPVKLEAKKNGQFELFGGNIHGEFLEITPMKIVQKWRSKQWPSGHFSEVTIDIAERNDHTEVTLTQTGVPVSEELATKENWDRYYWDAIKRTFGFGYFM; translated from the exons ATGGCTAAATGGGGTGAGGGTGACCCACGTTGGATTGTGGAGGAGAGGCCTGACGCGACTAATGTCAATAACTGGCATTG GACAGAGAAGAATGCTTGTGCATGGTCGCAAGAGAAGTTGAAAGagttatttgtaaatttagtAATTGAGGGAGATGGAg tGTCCTGTAAAGTAAGTGAAATGGAAAAATGTGAAGGTGAGGCAATAGCAAAtaatagaaaaggaaaactTATTGTCTTTTATGAATGGAATATTGTTCTTAAATGGGTATCAAATGGAAAATCCAGTAAGAATATTgagggtaaaattaatattccaaaTTTATCTGAAGAAAATGATATCAGTGAAGTAgat aTTGAAATTACGTTAAAAGATAGTACAGATGAAGGGGAGAaggtaaaacaatttttacataCTAAGGGTAAAGATACTATAAgaggaaaattaacgaaatatgTATCTTCTTTAAAAGAAG aatTTACGAAAGGAATGATATTGCCCAAGAAAGATAATGTTaaggaaaatatttcgaaCATAACATCTGGTTTTAACGTCAAG ATGCAGATGAATGCTGCGGTAACTCCAACGAACAATAATAAATCAGGAGGTTGTAAAATATCAACTACTACAATTAAGCAAAATATAAAGTTCCAATGCAGAGCCAAGGAGTTTCACAATGTCCTCTCTTCAGTCGAG ATGGTGCAAGCCTTCACGATGAATCCGGTAAAATTagaagcaaagaaaaatgGTCAATTTGAACTCTTCGGCGGCAATATTCACGGCGAGTTTTTAGAGATTACACCGATGAAGATCGTTCAGAAGTGGCGCTCTAAACAGTGGCCATCCGGACACTTCAGCGAAGTAACGATCGATATCGCTGAAAGGAACGATCACACGGAGGTCACTTTAACGCAGACCGGTGTCCCAGTGAG CGAGGAGCTCGCCACGAAAGAGAACTGGGACAGGTATTATTGGGACGCCATAAAACGTACCTTCGGCTTCGGATACTTTATGTGA
- the LOC139107353 gene encoding pro-resilin, whose translation MIRKAALLAMILVGVRNEPQGPAYLPPSPRPGGGGGGGDTGHPDDWAGDPANYEFSYEVQDAAAGLDFGHREMRKDMEATGTYHVLLPDGRTQIVDYIADQNGYRPMVRYEGTATYPAPGPAGPGGHEEGYRY comes from the exons ATGATTCGGAAG gcGGCACTATTAGCGATGATCCTGGTAGGAGTGCGGAACGAACCGCAGGGTCCAGCTTATCTTCCACCCAGCCCTCGAccgggaggaggaggaggcggaggCGATACTGGTCATCCGGACGATTGGGCCGGT GACCCAGCGAACTATGAGTTCTCCTACGAGGTCCAGGACGCTGCGGCCGGTCTGGATTTCGGACATCGCGAGATGAGGAAGGATATGGAGGCCACTGGTACCTACCACGTGCTATTGCCGGATGGCAGGACCCAGATCGTCGACTACATCGCGGATCAAAACGGATATCGACCCATGGTACGATACGAGGGAACTGCTACTTATCCCGCACCGGGACCTGCGGGTCCTGGCGGCCACGAAGAAGGCTACAGATATTAG
- the Septin4 gene encoding septin-2 isoform X2, which yields MSGDRDYIGFATLPEQVHRKSVKRGFEFTLMVLGETGLGKSTLINSLFLGDLYKDRRIPDAAERVAKTTSIEKKTMDIEERGVRLRLTIVDTPGFGDAVNCEDTWKACSAYIDEQFRQYFTDESGLNRKNIQDNRVHCCLYFIPPYGHGLRQLDLEVLRRLHRKVNVVPVIAKADTLTTHEVKKLKERILADIDEHEIQIYQFPDCDSDEDEEFKQQDKELKACIPFAVVGSSTVLEVAGRKVRGRQYPWGVVEVENPKHSDFVKLRTMLISTHMQDLKDVTQDVHYENFRAQCISQISQQAIRERSKLKRDSGPHFENSISDTDRLLLQKDEEIRRMQDILAQMQEKLKATGQVGGGGLRGRVGSLGNDLDSADVEKKRNSIIDV from the exons ATGTCCGGTG ACAGGGACTATATCGGCTTCGCGACGCTGCCGGAGCAAGTGCACCGGAAGTCGGTGAAGAGGGGCTTCGAGTTCACCCTGATGGTGCTGGGTGAGACCGGCCTCGGCAAGTCGACGCTAATAAACAGCCTCTTTCTCGGCGACCTGTACAAAGACCGGCGGATTCCGGATGCGGCGG AACGGGTGGCTAAGACCACCTCTATCGAGAAAAAGACGATGGACATCGAGGAACGTGGTGTTCGGCTGCGCTTAACGATCGTAGACACGCCAG GATTCGGCGACGCGGTAAACTGCGAGGACACGTGGAAAGCGTGCTCGGCTTACATCGACGAGCAGTTCCGCCAGTATTTCACGGACGAGAGCGGATTAAATAGGAAAAATATTCAAGATAACAGAGTGCACTGCTGCCTGTACTTCATACCGCCGTACGGCCACGG CCTCCGGCAGCTCGATCTCGAGGTGTTAAGGCGCCTGCACCGGAAAGTCAACGTCGTTCCCGTGATCGCGAAAGCGGATACTTTAACCACCCACGAGGTGAAGAAGCTGAAGGAGCGCATTTTGGCGGATATCGATGAACACGAGATTCAG ATATATCAGTTTCCGGACTGCGACagcgacgaggacgaggaaTTTAAGCAGCAGGACAAGGAGCTGAAAGCCTGCATACCGTTCGCGGTTGTCGGCAGCTCGACGGTGCTCGAGGTCGCCGGAAGAAAAGTTCGCGGCCGGCAATATCCGTGGGGCGTAGTGGAAG TCGAGAACCCGAAGCACAGCGACTTCGTCAAGCTCAGGACGATGCTGATATCGACGCACATGCAAGACCTGAAGGACGTCACGCAGGACGTACACTACGAGAATTTTCGTGCCCAATGTATTTCGCAGATTTCGCAGCAGGCGATCCGGGAACGGAG caaatTAAAACGAGATTCCGGACCGCACTTTGAAAATAGTATATCCGACACGGACAGACTTCTCTTGCAAAAGGACGAAGAG ATTCGACGGATGCAGGATATCCTGGCGCAGATGCAAGAGAAGCTGAAGGCGACCGGCCaggtcggcggcggcggactTCGCGGTCGCGTGGGAAGCCTCGGAAACGATCTCGATTCCGCAGACGTAGAGAAGAAGCGCAACAGTATTATAGACGTCTAA
- the Septin4 gene encoding septin-2 isoform X1 — protein MSGDRDYIGFATLPEQVHRKSVKRGFEFTLMVLGETGLGKSTLINSLFLGDLYKDRRIPDAAERVAKTTSIEKKTMDIEERGVRLRLTIVDTPGFGDAVNCEDTWKACSAYIDEQFRQYFTDESGLNRKNIQDNRVHCCLYFIPPYGHGLRQLDLEVLRRLHRKVNVVPVIAKADTLTTHEVKKLKERILADIDEHEIQIYQFPDCDSDEDEEFKQQDKELKACIPFAVVGSSTVLEVAGRKVRGRQYPWGVVEVENPKHSDFVKLRTMLISTHMQDLKDVTQDVHYENFRAQCISQISQQAIRERRYLRIKLKRDSGPHFENSISDTDRLLLQKDEEIRRMQDILAQMQEKLKATGQVGGGGLRGRVGSLGNDLDSADVEKKRNSIIDV, from the exons ATGTCCGGTG ACAGGGACTATATCGGCTTCGCGACGCTGCCGGAGCAAGTGCACCGGAAGTCGGTGAAGAGGGGCTTCGAGTTCACCCTGATGGTGCTGGGTGAGACCGGCCTCGGCAAGTCGACGCTAATAAACAGCCTCTTTCTCGGCGACCTGTACAAAGACCGGCGGATTCCGGATGCGGCGG AACGGGTGGCTAAGACCACCTCTATCGAGAAAAAGACGATGGACATCGAGGAACGTGGTGTTCGGCTGCGCTTAACGATCGTAGACACGCCAG GATTCGGCGACGCGGTAAACTGCGAGGACACGTGGAAAGCGTGCTCGGCTTACATCGACGAGCAGTTCCGCCAGTATTTCACGGACGAGAGCGGATTAAATAGGAAAAATATTCAAGATAACAGAGTGCACTGCTGCCTGTACTTCATACCGCCGTACGGCCACGG CCTCCGGCAGCTCGATCTCGAGGTGTTAAGGCGCCTGCACCGGAAAGTCAACGTCGTTCCCGTGATCGCGAAAGCGGATACTTTAACCACCCACGAGGTGAAGAAGCTGAAGGAGCGCATTTTGGCGGATATCGATGAACACGAGATTCAG ATATATCAGTTTCCGGACTGCGACagcgacgaggacgaggaaTTTAAGCAGCAGGACAAGGAGCTGAAAGCCTGCATACCGTTCGCGGTTGTCGGCAGCTCGACGGTGCTCGAGGTCGCCGGAAGAAAAGTTCGCGGCCGGCAATATCCGTGGGGCGTAGTGGAAG TCGAGAACCCGAAGCACAGCGACTTCGTCAAGCTCAGGACGATGCTGATATCGACGCACATGCAAGACCTGAAGGACGTCACGCAGGACGTACACTACGAGAATTTTCGTGCCCAATGTATTTCGCAGATTTCGCAGCAGGCGATCCGGGAACGGAGGTATTTACgcat caaatTAAAACGAGATTCCGGACCGCACTTTGAAAATAGTATATCCGACACGGACAGACTTCTCTTGCAAAAGGACGAAGAG ATTCGACGGATGCAGGATATCCTGGCGCAGATGCAAGAGAAGCTGAAGGCGACCGGCCaggtcggcggcggcggactTCGCGGTCGCGTGGGAAGCCTCGGAAACGATCTCGATTCCGCAGACGTAGAGAAGAAGCGCAACAGTATTATAGACGTCTAA
- the Fbp gene encoding fructose-1,6-bisphosphatase 1, with the protein MTSKSVMDSDCMTLTRFVLAEQRKAPTATGDLTQLLNSIQTAVKAVSSAVRKAGIANMYGIAGNINIQGEEVKKLDVLSNELFINMLTSSFTTCVLVSEENQHAIEVETEKSGKYVVCFDPLDGSSNIDCLVSVGSIFGIYKRPEQSAESTTRAALQPGRDLIAAGYALYGSATMIVLSLGHGVNGFTYDPAIGEFILTEKNMRMPDRGNIYSINEGNESTWDQSIREYVRSKKYPATGKPYSARYVGSMVADVHRTIKYGGIFLYPASKSSPNGKLRLLYECVPMAFIVREAGGLATNGKIDILDVVPESIHQRSPIFLGSKDDVNDVMAFIGK; encoded by the exons ATGACGTCGAAGAGCGTCATGGACTCGGACTGTATGACGCTTACGAGATTCGTGTTGGCGGAGCAGCGCAAGGCGCCGACGGCGACCGGCGACCTCACGCAGCTGCTCAACAGCATACAAACCGCCGTGAAAGCAGTCAGCTCGGCCGTGAGGAAGGCCGGAATCGCCAATAT GTACGGCATTGCCGGGAACATCAATATCCAGGGCGAGGAGGTGAAGAAGCTGGACGTCCTAAGCAACGAGCTTTTCATTAACATGCTGACGTCCTCTTTCACCACGTGCGTGCTCGTGAGCGAGGAGAATCAGCATGCGATCGAGGTGGAAACGGAGAAAAGCGGCAAGTACGTCGTGTGCTTCGATCCGCTCGACGGCTCCTCCAACATCGACTGCCTCGTCTCGGTCGGCTCGATCTTTGGCATCTACAAAAGGCCCGAGCAATCCGCGGAATCTACGACGCGGGCCGCGTTACAGCCCGGACGGGACTTGATCGCGGCCGGATACGCTTTATACGGCTCGGCGACTATGATAGTGCTCTCGCTCGGCCACGGCGTTAATGGATTCACGTACGATCCGGCCATCGGAGAATTTATATTGACCGAGAAGAACATGCGTATGCCCGACCGAGGGAATATATACAG CATTAATGAGGGCAACGAGAGCACGTGGGACCAGTCTATCCGGGAGTATGTGCGCTCCAAGAAATATCCCGCGACCGGTAAGCCGTACAGCGCCAGGTACGTTGGCTCCATGGTCGCTGACGTGCACCGAACGATTAAATACGGCGGTATCTTCCTGTACCCCGCGAGCAAGAGCAGTCCCAACGGCAAG TTGCGACTTTTGTACGAGTGCGTGCCGATGGCATTCATAGTCCGGGAGGCCGGCGGCCTGGCGACAAACGGAAAAATTGATATTCTGGACGTCGTCCCGGAGAGCATTCATCAGAGATCGCCCATCTTCTTGGGCTCCAAGGACGACGTTAACGACGTAATGGCATTCATCGGGAAATAA
- the LOC139107338 gene encoding probable cytochrome P450 12a5, mitochondrial: MIRARFLIREINGSSPLILQCRTRSTLAYPIERNETKDESNEMQYARPTEDIPGPKALPLLGNWFRFLPYIGEYGNANMMEQLQMLNDKYGDIVKLDKLGSRRPTVFLFSPELCEKMYRVEGVWPVRMSMETMHYYRKNREHIYNGQYGLATSQGKLWHDFRSKVNPHMMQPRTVKAHVAQISEVTGEFVEKMRSLRDPGTNELPGDFKNELQKWALESICSIALDCRLGCLRPNLAADSEPQIMINCVQEMFDLMYRMEVQMSLWKIYNTRDLKKFFRVLDTLNGISRKYIEQAKLKYEAMDNSADPSEHSILEKLLRIDKQTAEVMALDMLTAGVDTTGNVSGSLLYYIANNPEKQEKLRAEVMSVLPDKTSPVTQNVLNQTRYAKACIKESLRLFPIAIGTLRTMQTDVCIGGYKIPAGFDIVPCHAVIATKSTQFSRTQDYVPERWLRDNTEFPSAKEAHPFAYMPFGFGPRTCIGRRFAEMELETLLLTVVRNFRIEWHHGPLEYESRFINTLVSPMRFKLVDL; the protein is encoded by the exons ATGATACGTGCCAGATTTCTCATTCGCGAGATCAATGGTTCGTCGCCGCTGATCTTGCAATGCCGCACGAGATCGACTTTGGCCTATCCGATCGAGCGTAACGAAACGAAAGATGAGAGCAACGAGATGCAATACGCGCGGCCGACCGAAGATATCCCCGGCCCGAAAGCGCTGCCTCTACTTGGCAATTGGTTCCGATTCCTGCCGTACATAG GTGAATACGGTAACGCGAATATGATGGAGCAACTGCAAATGCTGAATGATAAGTACGGCGATATCGTCAAGCTCGACAAGTTAGGATCTCGCAGGCCGACCGTGTTTTTATTCTCCCCGGAGTTGTGCGAGAAAATGTATCGAGTGGAAGGCGTGTGGCCGGTCCGAATGTCTATGGAAACTATGCATTACTATCGCAAGAACAGAGAGCACATCTACAATGGGCAGTACGGCCTCGCAACAAG CCAGGGCAAATTATGGCACGACTTCCGGTCGAAGGTCAATCCGCACATGATGCAGCCGCGAACGGTGAAGGCGCACGTGGCGCAGATCAGCGAGGTGACCGGCGAGTTCGTCGAGAAGATGCGGTCGCTCAGAGACCCCGGGACCAACGAGCTGCCGGGCGACTTCAAGAACGAGCTGCAGAAGTGGGCACTGGAGT CAATATGCTCGATCGCCCTGGATTGCCGACTAGGGTGCTTGAGGCCTAATCTCGCCGCGGATTCGGAACCgcaaataatgattaattgcGTGCAGGAGATGTTCGATCTCATGTACCGCATGGAAGTTCAAATGTCTCTGTGGAAGATATACAATACGCGGGATCTCAAGAAGTTCTTCCGCGTGCTGGATACGCTTAATGG GATCTCCCGGAAATACATCGAGCAAGCGAAACTGAAGTACGAAGCGATGGACAATAGCGCGGACCCAAGCGAGCATAGTATATTAGAGAAACTTTTGCGTATCGACAAGCAAACGGCGGAGGTGATGGCGCTCGATATGCTAACGGCTGGCGTTGATACG ACCGGCAACGTATCCGGCAGCTTATTGTATTATATCGCGAATAATCCGGAGAAGCAGGAAAAACTGCGGGCAGAAGTAATGTCCGTATTACCGGACAAAACATCGCCGGTCACGCAGAACGTTCTGAATCAGACAAGATACGCCAAAGCTTGCATCAAGGAGTCCCTTCGATTGTTCCCCATCGCCATCGGCACTCTCAGAACTATGCAAACGGACGTTTGCATAGGGGGCTACAAAATACCGGCAGGG TTCGACATCGTTCCCTGCCACGCTGTGATCGCGACGAAGTCCACGCAGTTTTCGCGAACGCAGGACTACGTTCCCGAGAGATGGCTGCGGGATAACACGGAGTTTCCATCAGCCAAGGAGGCGCATCCTTTCGCGTACATGCCTTTCGGATTTGGCCCTCGCACCTGCATCGGTCGACGGTTCGCCGAAATGGAGCTCGAGACGTTGCTTTTGACA GTCGTGCGAAATTTCCGGATCGAGTGGCACCACGGGCCGCTCGAGTACGAAAGCCGATTCATAAACACGCTGGTGTCGCCGATGCGATTCAAGCTCGTCGATTTGTGA